One window from the genome of Buchnera aphidicola (Neophyllaphis podocarpi) encodes:
- the asnS gene encoding asparagine--tRNA ligase, producing the protein MKVITIKDIYQGNFNLNSDIIINGWVRTKRDSKIGISFINLYDGSCLNTIQIISKNTLNNYYSEIINITTGCSLTVKGKIINSLGNLQKYEILSKEIKIAGSVFNPNTYPISSKKHTLEYLREVAHLRPRTNIIGSISRVRNTLNYYLHKFLHRKGFFWVPTPIITSINTEGAGDTFSVSSSSQKTKNDYNFNHGIYKDNFFGKKTFLTVSGQLNLEAYACALSNVYSFGPTFRAENSNTSRHLSEFWMLELEIAFSDLNHIIIFVELFLKYLFNILLKKCKDELIFFSEYTNINLLDKLEQSLEYNFIQIDYCEVIEILNNANVNFNNKKILFGDDLSSEQEKYICEQHFKKIVFIKNFPKSMKAFYMRLNDDNKTVASMDLLVPRVGELIGGSQREERLTELDDRIKELGLKKEDYWWYRDLRVYGTVPHSGFGLGFERLLSYVTGIKNIKDIAPFPRTIHNANF; encoded by the coding sequence ATGAAAGTTATTACTATCAAAGATATATATCAAGGTAATTTTAATCTAAACTCTGATATTATTATTAATGGCTGGGTTCGTACAAAAAGAGATTCTAAAATAGGTATTTCTTTTATTAATTTATATGATGGTTCTTGTTTAAATACTATACAAATAATATCTAAAAATACTTTAAATAATTATTATAGTGAAATTATAAATATAACAACAGGATGTTCATTAACTGTTAAAGGAAAAATAATAAATTCTTTAGGTAATTTACAAAAATATGAAATTTTATCTAAAGAAATAAAAATTGCTGGATCAGTATTTAATCCAAATACATATCCTATTTCTTCTAAAAAACATACCTTAGAATATTTAAGAGAAGTAGCTCATTTAAGGCCTAGAACTAATATCATAGGATCAATATCCAGAGTAAGAAATACTCTAAACTATTATTTGCATAAATTTTTGCATCGTAAAGGTTTTTTTTGGGTTCCTACTCCTATAATTACAAGTATTAATACTGAAGGCGCTGGAGATACTTTTTCTGTTTCATCGTCTTCTCAAAAAACAAAAAATGATTATAATTTTAATCATGGTATTTATAAAGATAATTTTTTTGGTAAAAAAACATTTTTAACTGTTTCTGGTCAATTAAATTTAGAAGCATATGCTTGTGCTTTATCTAACGTTTATTCTTTTGGTCCTACTTTCAGAGCTGAAAACTCAAATACAAGTAGACATTTATCAGAATTTTGGATGTTAGAATTAGAGATAGCATTTAGTGATTTAAATCATATAATAATTTTTGTTGAGTTATTTTTAAAATATTTATTTAATATTTTATTAAAAAAATGTAAAGATGAACTTATTTTTTTTTCAGAATATACGAATATAAATTTATTAGATAAATTAGAACAAAGTTTAGAATATAATTTTATACAAATTGATTATTGTGAAGTAATTGAAATATTAAATAATGCTAATGTAAACTTTAATAATAAAAAAATATTGTTTGGAGATGATTTATCATCAGAACAAGAAAAATATATTTGTGAACAACATTTTAAAAAAATTGTTTTTATTAAAAATTTTCCTAAAAGTATGAAAGCTTTTTATATGAGACTAAACGATGACAATAAAACCGTAGCTTCTATGGATTTATTAGTACCTAGAGTAGGTGAACTAATTGGAGGATCTCAAAGAGAAGAGAGATTAACAGAGTTAGATGATAGAATTAAAGAGTTAGGACTAAAAAAAGAAGATTATTGGTGGTATCGTGATCTCCGTGTTTATGGTACAGTTCCTCATTCTGGTTTTGGTTTAGGATTTGAAAGACTTTTATCTTATGTTACAGGTATTAAAAATATTAAAGATATAGCTCCTTTTCCAAGAACAATACATAATGCTAATTTTTAA
- the argF gene encoding ornithine carbamoyltransferase — MNNNFYKKNFLNFSLFNKEDIEFLIKFSSHLKKTRKEKKEKKYLKNKNIILIFEKESTRTRCAFEVAAFEQGANTTYIGPKDSHIGYKESFKDTAKFLSKIYHAIQYRGHEHEKIEELAKYSDITVWNGLTNKFHPTQIIADLLTMKENLPEKKIENISCAYIGDINNNICNSILEISKITGMKINLISPKKYWFQYKRKKNNNVFLTENIAKGVKDVDFIYTDIWLSMGETETSWEEKIKFLKNYQVNKNVLKLSQNKEIKFLHCLPSLHDKNTIIGKKILNEYKFLNNGVEVTNEVFESKNSLVFEQAENRLHTIKAIMILTLIKNVQF; from the coding sequence ATGAATAATAACTTTTATAAAAAAAATTTTTTAAACTTTTCTTTATTTAACAAAGAAGATATAGAATTTCTAATAAAATTTTCATCTCATTTAAAAAAAACAAGAAAAGAAAAAAAAGAAAAAAAATACCTGAAGAACAAAAATATAATTCTTATTTTTGAAAAAGAATCTACTAGAACTAGATGTGCTTTTGAAGTAGCCGCATTTGAACAAGGAGCTAATACTACGTATATAGGACCAAAAGATAGTCATATTGGGTATAAAGAATCGTTTAAAGATACAGCTAAATTTCTTAGTAAAATATATCACGCTATACAATACAGAGGTCATGAGCATGAAAAAATAGAAGAATTAGCTAAATATTCAGATATAACTGTATGGAATGGACTAACTAACAAATTTCATCCAACACAAATTATTGCTGATTTATTAACTATGAAAGAAAATTTACCAGAAAAAAAAATAGAAAACATTTCTTGTGCTTATATAGGAGATATAAATAATAATATATGTAATTCTATACTAGAAATATCTAAAATAACAGGAATGAAAATAAACTTAATTTCTCCTAAAAAATATTGGTTTCAATATAAAAGAAAAAAAAATAATAATGTATTTTTAACCGAAAATATTGCAAAAGGAGTAAAAGATGTAGATTTTATATATACAGATATATGGTTATCTATGGGAGAAACAGAAACATCCTGGGAAGAAAAAATAAAATTTTTAAAGAACTATCAAGTAAATAAAAATGTTTTAAAATTAAGTCAAAATAAAGAAATTAAATTTTTACATTGTTTACCTTCTTTACATGATAAAAATACTATAATAGGGAAAAAGATTTTAAATGAATATAAATTTCTAAACAATGGAGTAGAAGTAACAAATGAAGTTTTTGAATCAAAAAATAGTTTAGTATTTGAACAAGCAGAAAATAGATTACATACTATAAAAGCTATCATGATATTAACATTAATAAAAAATGTACAATTTTAA
- the pncB gene encoding nicotinate phosphoribosyltransferase has protein sequence MIKNYFKKFEYPILKHFLDTDAYKLYMQQAVFYSYYNINVVAKLICRDNDYLGYYSDLIMYQIKMMDNLKLSDIEFKYISSLPFFKKDYINWLKKFRYDTNQIKLNNYYGKLQISISGPWREVILWEVPILALISEIVHKNRNSKINSKHAINYLYEKIDHFKKNTNDLDLSKLKIIDFGTRRRFSYTVHFNIIKTLIKEFPWFIGSSNYHIARLLKIEPVGTQSHEWFQAHQQISKKLKYSQRLALKIWLDQYDNHLNIALTDCITSDAFLNDFNFEFANRYKGVRHDSGNPFIWGEKILNHYNKLGINPIKKTLLFSDNLNFNKIIYLYRHFSNRVNLIFGLGTKLTCDIPHIKPLNIVIKLIKCNNKPVAKLSDSPGKTVCYDKDFILSLKKAFNICNIKNNF, from the coding sequence ATGATTAAAAATTATTTTAAAAAATTTGAATATCCTATATTGAAACATTTTCTTGATACAGATGCATATAAATTATATATGCAACAAGCTGTATTTTACAGTTATTATAATATTAATGTAGTAGCTAAACTTATTTGTCGTGATAATGATTATTTAGGGTATTATTCTGATCTGATAATGTATCAAATTAAAATGATGGATAATTTAAAATTGAGTGATATAGAATTTAAATACATCTCATCATTACCATTTTTTAAAAAAGATTATATAAATTGGTTAAAAAAATTTCGTTATGACACTAATCAAATTAAATTAAATAATTATTACGGTAAATTACAAATTAGTATTAGTGGTCCTTGGAGAGAAGTTATATTATGGGAAGTTCCTATATTAGCTTTAATTAGTGAAATAGTTCATAAAAATCGTAATTCTAAAATTAATTCAAAGCATGCTATCAATTATTTATATGAAAAAATTGATCATTTTAAAAAAAATACTAATGATCTTGATTTATCTAAATTAAAAATAATAGATTTTGGTACTAGAAGACGATTTTCTTATACGGTTCATTTTAATATTATAAAAACTCTTATTAAAGAATTTCCTTGGTTTATAGGTTCTAGCAATTATCATATAGCTCGTTTATTAAAAATAGAACCAGTTGGTACTCAATCACATGAATGGTTTCAAGCTCATCAGCAAATTAGTAAAAAATTAAAGTATAGTCAAAGATTGGCTTTAAAGATTTGGCTAGATCAATATGATAATCACTTGAATATTGCTCTTACAGATTGTATTACTTCTGATGCATTTTTGAATGATTTTAATTTTGAATTTGCTAATCGTTATAAAGGAGTAAGACATGATTCTGGTAATCCTTTTATTTGGGGAGAAAAAATATTAAATCATTATAATAAATTAGGTATAAATCCTATAAAAAAAACTTTGTTATTTTCTGATAATTTAAATTTTAATAAAATTATATATTTATATCGTCATTTTAGTAATAGAGTAAATTTAATTTTTGGTTTGGGTACTAAATTAACATGTGATATTCCTCATATAAAACCTCTTAATATAGTTATAAAATTAATAAAATGTAACAATAAGCCAGTTGCTAAACTATCAGATAGTCCAGGAAAAACTGTTTGTTATGATAAAGATTTTATTCTTTCTTTAAAGAAAGCTTTTAATATATGTAATATAAAAAATAACTTTTAG
- a CDS encoding histidine triad nucleotide-binding protein, giving the protein MNYEKKNIFEKIIKKEIKSEIVYQDEKITAFKDINPKAPIHIIIVPNKFIKNMNEITIKHSKIIFHMFYTAVKIAKMKNIDFSGYKLIINCNKDGGQIIPYLHMHLIGGIKLSNFIV; this is encoded by the coding sequence TTATGAAAAAAAAAATATTTTTGAAAAAATTATAAAAAAAGAAATAAAATCAGAAATAGTTTACCAAGATGAAAAAATTACAGCCTTTAAAGATATTAATCCTAAAGCTCCTATACATATAATTATTGTACCAAATAAATTTATAAAAAATATGAATGAAATTACTATAAAACATAGCAAAATAATTTTTCATATGTTTTATACAGCAGTTAAAATAGCAAAAATGAAAAATATAGATTTTAGTGGATATAAATTAATTATAAATTGCAATAAAGATGGAGGACAAATAATTCCTTATTTACATATGCATTTAATAGGAGGTATAAAATTAAGTAATTTTATAGTTTAA
- a CDS encoding Rid family detoxifying hydrolase, with protein sequence MKKKIQTKNAPEAIGPYVQGISLGKNIVITSGQIPIDPISKNIPKGIEKQTEIVLLNIKEIIQKSGLLVNNIVKTTIFTTNLNKINIINNIYENFFIKNKVIIFPVRSCVEVSRLPKNVLIEIEAMAFKE encoded by the coding sequence ATTAAGAAAAAAATACAGACTAAAAATGCTCCTGAAGCTATAGGGCCATATGTACAAGGAATAAGTTTAGGAAAAAATATAGTAATCACTTCAGGACAAATTCCTATAGATCCTATATCAAAAAATATTCCTAAGGGAATTGAAAAACAAACAGAAATAGTATTATTAAATATTAAAGAAATAATTCAAAAATCTGGTTTATTAGTAAATAACATAGTAAAAACAACAATTTTTACTACTAATTTAAATAAAATTAATATTATAAATAATATTTATGAAAATTTTTTTATAAAAAATAAGGTTATTATTTTTCCAGTTAGATCTTGTGTAGAAGTTTCTAGATTACCTAAAAATGTATTAATAGAAATTGAAGCTATGGCTTTTAAAGAATAA
- a CDS encoding leucyl aminopeptidase, translating into MKYDICKIKIKNLNNKFFVLGVFDCFNKTNTITYSNIYINKYLRYLVKNSKLNTNFGKYTFINSSNNSHNNQFLIMGCGIQKKFDLVKYKKLIYKSISILNDINVQEVIYLFLDLHIKNLDIYWKTRFLIESVEDKIYNFLFFKKSNDSILLNKIILNVNNSKDINIVKNALKISLSISIGLNKAKDLGNMPPNVCNPLYLSEVSLDLLNKYNNFIKVKIIDENKMKELGMSAYLAVGGGSYNKSYMSLIEFKNTIVDNLYDKKIVLIGKGLTFDSGGISLKPSFNMDEMKYDMCGAAVVYGIMVFLAELKLPLHVIGVLAGCENMPGNNSFRPGDIVRTMSGKTVEVLDTDAEGRLVLCDVLTYINRFDPYIVIDIATLTGACVVALGKDIHGLFSNDDSLSSDLLRASNQTGDTAWNLPLFKKYSEQLKSNFADISNIGNKSAGAITAACFLSHFIGNYKWAHFDIAGTAYNSGVNKGSTGRPLFLIAQFLLNLSNIIKN; encoded by the coding sequence ATGAAATATGATATTTGTAAAATAAAAATTAAAAATTTAAATAATAAATTCTTTGTTTTGGGAGTTTTTGATTGTTTTAATAAGACAAACACAATTACATATTCAAATATTTATATTAATAAATATTTGAGATATTTAGTCAAAAATAGTAAACTTAACACTAATTTTGGTAAATATACTTTTATAAATAGTTCAAATAATTCTCATAATAACCAGTTTTTGATTATGGGCTGTGGAATACAAAAAAAATTTGATTTAGTTAAGTATAAGAAGTTAATATATAAATCTATTTCTATATTAAATGACATAAATGTTCAAGAAGTTATTTATTTATTTTTAGATTTACATATTAAAAATCTAGATATATATTGGAAAACCAGATTTTTAATAGAGTCTGTCGAAGACAAAATTTATAATTTTTTATTTTTTAAAAAGTCAAATGATAGTATTTTACTAAATAAAATAATTTTAAATGTTAATAATAGTAAAGATATTAATATTGTAAAAAATGCATTAAAGATTTCTTTATCTATTTCTATTGGTTTAAATAAAGCCAAAGATCTAGGTAATATGCCCCCTAATGTATGTAATCCTTTGTACTTATCTGAAGTTTCTTTAGATTTATTAAATAAATATAATAATTTTATTAAAGTTAAAATAATCGACGAAAATAAAATGAAAGAATTGGGTATGTCTGCATATTTAGCTGTAGGAGGAGGTTCTTATAATAAATCATATATGTCTTTAATAGAATTTAAAAATACAATAGTTGATAATTTATATGATAAAAAAATTGTTTTAATAGGTAAAGGTTTAACTTTTGATTCTGGGGGAATATCTTTAAAACCTTCTTTTAATATGGATGAAATGAAATATGATATGTGTGGAGCTGCTGTAGTTTATGGAATTATGGTTTTTCTTGCAGAATTAAAATTACCTTTACATGTTATAGGGGTATTAGCTGGTTGTGAAAATATGCCTGGTAATAATTCATTTAGACCAGGAGATATAGTTAGAACAATGTCTGGAAAAACTGTAGAAGTTTTAGATACTGATGCTGAAGGTCGTTTAGTATTGTGTGATGTATTAACTTATATAAATAGATTTGATCCTTACATAGTAATAGATATAGCAACTCTTACAGGTGCTTGTGTTGTTGCTTTAGGAAAAGATATTCATGGTTTATTTTCTAATGATGACTCCTTATCATCAGATCTTTTGCGCGCTTCTAATCAAACAGGCGATACAGCATGGAATCTTCCTTTATTTAAAAAATATTCAGAACAATTAAAATCTAACTTTGCTGATATATCTAATATAGGAAATAAATCTGCAGGTGCAATCACTGCTGCTTGTTTTTTGTCTCATTTTATAGGTAATTATAAATGGGCTCACTTTGATATTGCTGGAACTGCATATAATTCAGGAGTTAATAAAGGATCTACTGGCAGACCTTTATTCTTAATTGCTCAATTTTTACTTAATTTATCTAATATTATCAAAAATTAA
- a CDS encoding valine--tRNA ligase, whose product MEKVYIPSKFEEKLYKFWEKKGFFKPNNKNESFCIVIPPPNITGNLHMGHAFQHTIIDILIRYNRMKGKNTLWQVGTDHAGIATQILVERKIYDEEKKLRTEYNRSDFLRKVWLWTKKFKNNINSQMRRLGNSVDWDRERFTLDEGISQAVKTAFIELYNNKLIIRRKGLVNWDFKLRTVISDIEVNHISKKGYIWYIRYPLLKDKLKFNTSSTVNNDYIIVATTRPETLLGDTAIAVNPNDDRYKNLIGRTVSVPIINRYIPIVSDKYVDINKGTGCVKITPAHDFNDYQLAIRHKLPMINIFTFDGNIKNILEIYDYQGYKSNIYDTFVPLKLHNLSISDAKKYIIKELEKLNLLDKFNFYEVSTPYGDRSNSIIQPMLTDQWYLKVDLLSKTAVDAVKNKKIKFIPKKYEGMFFSWMKDIKDWCISRQLWWGHRIPAWYDRDGNIYVGNNELDVRIKNNLSSNIKLKQDCDVLDTWFSSSLWTFASLGWPNCNSDLKTFHPTNVLVCAFDIIFFWIFRMIMLTMYFIKDSNNVPQIPFKEIYITGLIRDEEGNKMSKSKGNIIDPLDIIDGITLDELIFKRTNHLNDSNTIKKVKNYTKNFFSKGIEGTGTDALRFTFAALASTGRDINWDMNRLIGYKNFCNKLWNASRFVITNIDKFKYNNIIKNIKLSFIDKWIFIKLNLTIKLYRNALDEYRFDIATRILYNFIWSEFCDWYLELAKINIKLNIQKKINSTLYTLLECLDSILKLSHPIIPFITETIWQRIKLLKSPNSESIMLENFPNFDKNKLSGSSVKYVSLLKKIIIFVRDTRCNMNISKSQPLILVFNNLNKKEVYQINKISYFLIKILFLNKIKFISDSSNKIIDYSISTFINEMELLIPLKGLLDKKRELNSLNKKLNLIDKEIDILQSRLLNNNFIIKAPKKLYFDSKSRITSLRKNKLKIISRINLINKL is encoded by the coding sequence ATGGAAAAAGTGTATATTCCTTCAAAATTTGAAGAAAAATTATATAAGTTTTGGGAAAAAAAAGGTTTTTTTAAACCAAACAATAAAAATGAAAGTTTTTGTATAGTTATACCTCCTCCTAATATTACTGGTAATTTACACATGGGTCATGCATTTCAGCATACAATTATAGATATTTTAATCAGATATAATAGGATGAAAGGTAAAAATACTTTATGGCAAGTTGGAACAGATCATGCTGGTATTGCAACTCAGATTCTTGTAGAACGTAAAATTTATGATGAAGAAAAAAAATTAAGAACTGAGTATAATAGATCTGATTTTTTAAGAAAAGTTTGGTTGTGGACAAAAAAGTTTAAAAATAATATTAATTCTCAAATGAGAAGATTGGGTAATTCTGTTGATTGGGATAGAGAAAGATTTACTTTAGATGAAGGTATTTCTCAAGCAGTTAAAACTGCATTTATTGAGTTATATAATAATAAATTAATTATTCGTAGAAAAGGACTAGTTAATTGGGATTTTAAATTAAGAACAGTAATATCTGATATAGAAGTTAATCATATTTCTAAAAAAGGATACATTTGGTATATACGTTATCCTTTATTAAAAGATAAATTAAAATTTAATACTAGTAGTACTGTGAATAATGATTACATAATAGTTGCTACAACTCGTCCTGAAACTTTATTAGGGGATACAGCTATAGCTGTAAATCCTAATGATGATAGATATAAAAATTTAATAGGTAGAACTGTATCTGTTCCAATAATTAATAGATATATTCCTATAGTTAGTGACAAATATGTTGATATAAATAAAGGAACTGGTTGTGTTAAAATTACTCCTGCTCATGATTTTAATGACTATCAATTAGCTATTAGACATAAGTTACCTATGATAAACATATTTACTTTTGATGGAAATATTAAAAATATATTAGAGATATATGATTATCAAGGGTATAAATCAAATATTTATGATACTTTTGTTCCTTTAAAACTTCATAATTTGTCTATATCTGATGCTAAAAAATATATTATAAAAGAACTAGAAAAATTAAATTTATTGGATAAATTTAATTTTTATGAAGTATCTACTCCTTATGGAGATCGTAGTAATTCTATTATCCAACCTATGTTAACAGATCAATGGTATTTAAAAGTAGATTTATTATCTAAGACAGCTGTTGATGCTGTAAAAAATAAAAAGATTAAATTTATACCTAAAAAATATGAAGGTATGTTTTTTTCTTGGATGAAAGACATCAAAGATTGGTGTATTTCTAGACAGTTATGGTGGGGCCATAGAATACCTGCATGGTATGATAGAGATGGAAATATTTATGTTGGAAATAATGAACTAGATGTTAGAATTAAAAATAATTTATCTTCTAATATAAAATTAAAACAAGATTGTGATGTTTTAGATACTTGGTTTTCTTCTAGTTTATGGACTTTTGCTTCATTAGGTTGGCCTAATTGTAATAGTGATTTAAAAACATTTCATCCTACAAATGTTTTAGTATGTGCTTTTGATATTATTTTCTTTTGGATTTTTAGAATGATTATGTTAACTATGTATTTTATTAAAGATTCTAATAACGTTCCTCAAATTCCTTTTAAAGAAATATACATTACTGGATTAATTCGTGATGAAGAAGGTAATAAAATGTCTAAATCAAAAGGTAATATAATTGATCCGTTAGATATTATAGATGGAATTACTTTAGATGAACTAATTTTTAAAAGAACTAATCATTTAAATGATTCAAATACAATTAAAAAAGTTAAGAATTATACTAAAAATTTTTTTTCTAAAGGTATAGAAGGTACAGGTACTGATGCTTTGAGATTTACTTTTGCTGCTTTAGCTTCAACTGGTCGTGATATTAATTGGGATATGAATCGATTGATAGGTTATAAAAATTTTTGTAATAAGTTATGGAATGCTAGTAGATTTGTTATAACTAATATAGATAAATTTAAATATAATAATATTATTAAAAATATTAAATTATCATTTATAGATAAATGGATATTTATTAAATTGAATTTAACTATTAAGTTATATAGAAATGCTTTAGATGAGTATAGATTTGATATAGCTACAAGAATTTTATATAATTTTATTTGGAGTGAATTTTGTGACTGGTATTTAGAATTAGCTAAAATAAACATTAAATTAAATATTCAAAAAAAAATAAATAGTACTTTATATACATTATTAGAATGTTTAGATTCTATTCTGAAACTATCTCATCCTATTATACCTTTTATAACTGAAACTATATGGCAACGTATTAAATTGTTAAAATCTCCTAATTCTGAATCTATTATGTTAGAAAATTTTCCTAATTTTGATAAAAATAAGTTATCAGGTTCATCTGTTAAATATGTATCTTTATTAAAAAAAATTATAATTTTTGTAAGAGATACTCGTTGTAATATGAATATTAGTAAATCACAACCACTAATATTAGTTTTTAATAATTTAAATAAAAAAGAAGTTTATCAGATAAATAAAATTAGTTATTTCCTTATTAAAATATTATTTTTAAATAAAATTAAATTTATATCAGATAGCAGTAACAAAATTATAGATTATTCTATATCTACTTTTATAAATGAAATGGAATTATTAATACCTTTAAAAGGATTATTAGATAAAAAAAGGGAATTAAATAGTTTAAATAAAAAGTTAAATTTAATAGATAAAGAAATAGATATTTTACAATCTAGATTATTAAATAACAATTTTATAATTAAAGCTCCTAAAAAATTATATTTTGATTCTAAATCAAGAATTACATCTTTAAGAAAAAATAAATTAAAAATTATCTCTAGAATTAATTTAATAAATAAACTATAA
- a CDS encoding Trm112 family protein translates to MDNNLLNILACPICFNKLIFNSTKNELICNNDKIIWPIDNKIPNLLKINN, encoded by the coding sequence ATGGATAATAATTTATTAAATATTTTAGCTTGTCCAATATGTTTTAATAAATTAATTTTTAATAGTACAAAAAATGAGTTAATATGTAATAATGATAAAATTATATGGCCTATTGATAATAAAATTCCTAATTTATTAAAAATTAATAATTAG
- a CDS encoding rhodanese-related sulfurtransferase — protein sequence MSFLLSKDKKSLLNKKKNKIHKIKIVSFYKYFYISKPELFRDFIHINFNKMNILGRVYISFEGINAQISVPLVFYHKMKLFIYLLKSELNNLYMNLALSYSKIPFNKLYVRIKKQIVSDGIICNKFNNKNNGIYLNAIEVNNMIEDSSAVLVDMRNYYEYEIGHFVNSINVRAKTFKQQMQDILSLLIKFKNKKILMYCTGGIRCEKSTSLLLNNNFKNVYHIKGGILKYLRDVHKFNLPNYFQGKLFVFDARMIEDYSNNIISSCHQCNNLCDTYINCKNSSCHLLFIQCKYCRNSLDKYCSLACKYNFFNKTYNLL from the coding sequence ATGTCATTTTTGTTGAGTAAAGATAAAAAAAGTTTGTTGAACAAAAAAAAAAATAAAATACATAAAATTAAGATAGTTTCTTTTTATAAATATTTTTATATTAGTAAACCGGAATTATTTCGTGATTTTATTCATATAAATTTTAATAAAATGAATATTTTAGGTAGAGTTTATATATCTTTTGAAGGTATTAATGCTCAAATTAGTGTACCTTTGGTTTTTTATCATAAAATGAAATTATTCATATATCTTTTAAAATCTGAATTAAATAATTTGTATATGAATTTAGCCCTAAGTTATAGTAAAATACCATTTAATAAATTGTATGTCAGAATTAAAAAACAAATTGTTTCTGATGGTATTATTTGTAATAAATTTAATAATAAAAATAATGGAATATATTTAAATGCTATAGAAGTTAATAATATGATTGAAGATTCTTCTGCCGTATTAGTAGATATGCGTAATTATTATGAGTATGAAATAGGACATTTTGTAAATTCTATAAATGTTAGAGCTAAAACTTTTAAACAACAAATGCAAGATATATTAAGTTTATTAATAAAATTTAAAAATAAAAAGATATTAATGTATTGTACTGGTGGTATTAGATGCGAAAAATCTACCTCTTTGTTACTTAATAATAATTTTAAAAATGTATATCATATAAAAGGTGGTATCTTAAAATATTTACGTGATGTACATAAGTTTAATTTACCTAATTACTTTCAAGGAAAACTCTTTGTTTTTGATGCGCGTATGATTGAAGATTATTCAAATAACATAATATCTTCTTGTCATCAATGTAATAATCTTTGTGATACTTATATAAATTGTAAAAATAGTTCTTGTCATTTGCTTTTTATACAATGTAAATATTGCAGGAATAGTTTAGATAAATATTGCTCTTTGGCTTGTAAATATAATTTTTTTAATAAGACTTATAATCTTCTATAA